In Xenopus laevis strain J_2021 chromosome 2S, Xenopus_laevis_v10.1, whole genome shotgun sequence, a genomic segment contains:
- the mfsd5.S gene encoding molybdate-anion transporter precursor (The RefSeq protein has 3 substitutions compared to this genomic sequence): protein MLVTAYLFLLGLLALWGVLEFSACHSKPSASSNALGNPAFRQFQYDFYRTYFPALAADWLQGPYLYKLYQHYHFLEGQIAIIYVCGFGASVFAGLVSVPLTSRLGRRKSCILFCLLLSASYLCKLSQEYFVLMTGRVLGGFSSSLLFSCFEAWYTHEHAEQHDFPAEWLPHTFTRAAAWNGGIAIAAGITANVCAEWLGLGPASPSVLAVPLLVLSVVLVIREWDENYGQTSSFRRVCGDGLRCLLRDRRVLLLGTIQALFESVVYIFIFLWTPVLDPHNAPLGIAFSSFMAASAVGSSLYHLATSKKYHLQPMHVLCLSILMVFFSLFMLTFSTAPGQEHPTESLLAFLLIELACGLYFPAMRFLRRRLIPEKEQTGVLNWFRVPLNLLAGLGLLVLHDSDYQSGTRNMFSLCAVTMLLALLCVVSLFTMVRNDSELRLPASEPEPNGTE from the coding sequence ATGTTGGTTACAGCATACTTGTTTCTCTTGGGGCTGTTAGCTCTATGGGGCGTGCTGGAGTTCTCTGCCTGTCATTCTAAGCCATCAGCCTCCAGCAATGCACTGGGAAACCCTGCCTTTCGACAGTTTCAATATGACTTCTATAGAACTTATTTCCCAGCTCTGGCAGCGGATTGGTTGCAGGGCCCCTACCTGTACAAATTGTACCAGCACTACCACTTCCTGGAGGGACAAATAGCAATCATCTATGTCTGCGGCTTTGGGGCTAGTGTGTTTGCAGGTCTAGTGAGCGTCCCGCTGACAAGTCGACTTGGTCGCAGGAAATCCTGCATTCTGTTTTGCCTTCTCCTCTCAGCGAGCTACCTGTGCAAGCTGTCTCAAGAATATTTTGTGCTTATGACTGGAAGGGTTTTGGGTGGCTTTTCAAGCTCTTTACTCTTTTCTTGCTTTGAAGCATGGTACACCCATGAACACGCTGAGCAACATGATTTTCCAGCTGAGTGGCTCCCTCACACCTTCACTCGGGCAGCTGAATGGAACGGAGGCATAGCAATAGCTGCAGGAATAACTGCAAATGTCTGTGCAGAGTGGCTAGGTCTTGGTCCTGCTTCACCCTCCGTGCTTGCCGTGCCCCTCCTTGTTTTATCTGTAGTCCTAGTGATACGGGAGTGGGATGAAAATTATGGACAGACCAGTAGCTTTCGGAGAGTATGTGGAGATGGATTGCGGTGTCTTCTGAGAGATCGACGGGTGCTGCTTTTGGGTACCATCCAAGCTTTATTTGAGAGTGTAGTTTATATATTCATCTTCCTTTGGACACCAGTACTGGATCCACATAATGCACCTCTTGGCATTGCCTTTTCTAGCTTTATGGCAGCTAGTGCAGTGGGATCCTCACTGTATCATCTTGCAACTTCCAAGAAATACCATTTGCAGCCAATGCATGTCCTTTGTCTCTCAATTCTTATGGTGTTCTTTTCACTCTTTATGCTGACATTCTCCACTGCTCCAGGCCAAGAGCATCCAACAGAGTCCTTGCTGGCATTTCTGCTCATTGAGTTGGCTTGCGGCCTCTACTTTCCTGCCATGCGATTCCTGAGGCGCAGGTTAATTCCAGAGAAAGAGCAGACAGGTGTATTGAACTGGTTCAGAGTTCCTCTAAACCTGCTTGCTGGATTAGGGCTACTTGTACTGCATGACAGTGACTACCAAAGTGGTACCAGGAACATGTTCAGTTTGTGTGCCATCACAATGGTACTTGCCCTGCTCTGTGTGGTAAGCCTCTTCACAATGGTGAGAAATGACTCTGAATTAAGGCTTCCAGCCTCTGAGCCAGAACCTAATGGAACCgagtag
- the mfsd5.S gene encoding molybdate-anion transporter isoform X1, with protein sequence MLVTAYLFLLGLLALWGVLEFSACHSKPSASSNALGNPAFRQFQYDFYRTYFPALAADWLQGPYLYKLYQHYHFLEGQIAIIYVCGFGASVFAGLVSVPLTSRLGRRKSCILFCLLLSASYLCKLSQEYFVLMTGRVLGGFSSSLLFSCFEAWYTHEHAEQHDFPAEWLPHTFTRAAEWNGGIAIAAGITANVCAEWLGLGPASPSVLAVPLLVLSVVLVIREWDENYGQTSSFRRVCGDGLRCLLRDRRVLLLGTIQALFESVVYIFIFLWTPVLDPHNAPLGIAFSSFMAASAVGSSLYHLATSKKYHLQPMHVLCLSILMVFFSLFMLTFSTAPGQEHPTESLLAFLLIELACGLYFPAMRFLRRRLIPEKEQTGVLNWFRVPLNLLAGLGLLVLHDSDYQSGTRNMFSLCAITMVLALLCVVSLFTMVRNDSELRLPASEPEPNGTE encoded by the coding sequence ATGTTGGTTACAGCATACTTGTTTCTCTTGGGGCTGTTAGCTCTATGGGGCGTGCTGGAGTTCTCTGCCTGTCATTCTAAGCCATCAGCCTCCAGCAATGCACTGGGAAACCCTGCCTTTCGACAGTTTCAATATGACTTCTATAGAACTTATTTCCCAGCTCTGGCAGCGGATTGGTTGCAGGGCCCCTACCTGTACAAATTGTACCAGCACTACCACTTCCTGGAGGGACAAATAGCAATCATCTATGTCTGCGGCTTTGGGGCTAGTGTGTTTGCAGGTCTAGTGAGCGTCCCGCTGACAAGTCGACTTGGTCGCAGGAAATCCTGCATTCTGTTTTGCCTTCTCCTCTCAGCGAGCTACCTGTGCAAGCTGTCTCAAGAATATTTTGTGCTTATGACTGGAAGGGTTTTGGGTGGCTTTTCAAGCTCTTTACTCTTTTCTTGCTTTGAAGCATGGTACACCCATGAACACGCTGAGCAACATGATTTTCCAGCTGAGTGGCTCCCTCACACCTTCACTCGGGCAGCTGAATGGAACGGAGGCATAGCAATAGCTGCAGGAATAACTGCAAATGTCTGTGCAGAGTGGCTAGGTCTTGGTCCTGCTTCACCCTCCGTGCTTGCCGTGCCCCTCCTTGTTTTATCTGTAGTCCTAGTGATACGGGAGTGGGATGAAAATTATGGACAGACCAGTAGCTTTCGGAGAGTATGTGGAGATGGATTGCGGTGTCTTCTGAGAGATCGACGGGTGCTGCTTTTGGGTACCATCCAAGCTTTATTTGAGAGTGTAGTTTATATATTCATCTTCCTTTGGACACCAGTACTGGATCCACATAATGCACCTCTTGGCATTGCCTTTTCTAGCTTTATGGCAGCTAGTGCAGTGGGATCCTCACTGTATCATCTTGCAACTTCCAAGAAATACCATTTGCAGCCAATGCATGTCCTTTGTCTCTCAATTCTTATGGTGTTCTTTTCACTCTTTATGCTGACATTCTCCACTGCTCCAGGCCAAGAGCATCCAACAGAGTCCTTGCTGGCATTTCTGCTCATTGAGTTGGCTTGCGGCCTCTACTTTCCTGCCATGCGATTCCTGAGGCGCAGGTTAATTCCAGAGAAAGAGCAGACAGGTGTATTGAACTGGTTCAGAGTTCCTCTAAACCTGCTTGCTGGATTAGGGCTACTTGTACTGCATGACAGTGACTACCAAAGTGGTACCAGGAACATGTTCAGTTTGTGTGCCATCACAATGGTACTTGCCCTGCTCTGTGTGGTAAGCCTCTTCACAATGGTGAGAAATGACTCTGAATTAAGGCTTCCAGCCTCTGAGCCAGAACCTAATGGAACCgagtag